One stretch of Corynebacterium auriscanis DNA includes these proteins:
- a CDS encoding TIGR01777 family oxidoreductase translates to MFNAYTTGLATKLRSTTQFHHTLPYTAQQLWDYHSRPGVVARLTPGYSRMKVIKQADNLRDGLTVFDLPAPPLTWNGQHDPAAFEDGHQFRDVCKTPGLGALSGWTHTHIFSDATPGPTTPSPQITNLFESGAGSATITDKITTNLPAFLATRALRPVFSYRQHQLQQDLQRGEELAALAPQPLTVAVSGASGLVGTQVCAMLNQLGHKVIELSRHAQHDSATVRAWNPNSPSPNLLRDVDVLIHLAGHPIAGRFTEDHLDKVEGSRVGPTQKLAQLVAETDSIITFVCASAVGFYGHTRPNEVDELAGVGEGRLAGVVKKWEEATHVATAAGKRVVNVRSGLVIAGGSPLVDLLQLNVRIGGGKLGSGRQHFAWIAIDDAVDIYIRAALDEKLRGPVNAVAPEIVTNAQFTRQLAKVGGGFPLIPVPKVAPKLLLGEDGARELALADQNVVPNVLLDLGHRFRYPTVRSALRHELLRERLLG, encoded by the coding sequence ATGTTCAATGCATACACCACGGGCTTGGCCACCAAGCTTCGCTCCACCACACAGTTTCACCACACCCTCCCCTACACCGCCCAGCAGCTGTGGGATTACCACTCTCGCCCAGGGGTCGTCGCCCGCCTCACCCCGGGTTACAGCCGTATGAAGGTCATCAAACAAGCCGATAATTTACGCGACGGCCTCACCGTATTCGACCTTCCCGCCCCACCCCTCACGTGGAATGGCCAGCACGACCCGGCAGCTTTCGAGGATGGCCATCAATTCCGCGATGTCTGCAAAACTCCAGGTCTCGGGGCACTTTCGGGTTGGACCCACACGCATATTTTTTCCGACGCCACCCCGGGCCCAACCACGCCCTCCCCACAAATCACGAACCTCTTTGAATCCGGTGCCGGCTCGGCGACTATCACCGACAAAATCACCACGAACCTACCCGCGTTCCTTGCCACGCGGGCTTTACGACCTGTCTTTTCCTATCGTCAGCACCAGTTGCAGCAAGACTTACAGCGCGGCGAAGAGCTCGCCGCGCTTGCGCCGCAGCCGCTGACCGTTGCGGTCAGCGGTGCGTCCGGCCTCGTCGGCACCCAAGTCTGCGCGATGTTGAACCAACTAGGCCATAAGGTGATCGAGCTCAGCCGCCATGCGCAACACGATTCCGCCACAGTACGCGCTTGGAATCCGAACTCCCCTTCCCCGAACCTGCTGCGCGACGTAGATGTATTGATTCATTTGGCGGGTCACCCCATTGCTGGGCGGTTCACGGAAGACCACCTCGACAAAGTTGAGGGATCGCGCGTGGGCCCCACCCAGAAGCTAGCGCAGTTGGTGGCGGAAACAGACAGCATCATAACATTTGTTTGCGCTTCTGCCGTGGGCTTTTATGGGCATACTCGCCCGAATGAAGTTGATGAACTAGCTGGTGTTGGTGAAGGGCGGCTCGCGGGCGTCGTCAAAAAATGGGAAGAAGCAACGCACGTGGCCACGGCAGCCGGAAAGCGGGTAGTGAATGTCCGCAGTGGGCTTGTGATCGCCGGTGGGTCGCCGTTGGTGGATTTGTTGCAACTCAATGTGCGGATAGGTGGTGGCAAGCTGGGCTCCGGCCGCCAGCATTTTGCGTGGATAGCGATTGATGACGCGGTGGATATCTACATCCGTGCTGCACTGGATGAGAAACTGCGCGGGCCAGTCAATGCGGTGGCACCGGAAATCGTCACGAATGCGCAGTTCACGCGACAATTAGCGAAAGTCGGCGGAGGCTTTCCGCTCATTCCTGTGCCGAAAGTCGCGCCGAAGCTGCTGTTAGGTGAAGATGGTGCGCGGGAATTGGCTCTGGCCGACCAGAATGTGGTGCCGAACGTCTTGTTAGATCTTGGCCACCGGTTCCGTTATCCGACGGTGCGTTCGGCGCTACGGCATGAGCTGCTGCGCGAGCGACTGCTGGGATAG
- a CDS encoding AbfB domain-containing protein produces MSPSPRHRCSLIGSALLATSISITPTAHADDAVVILAGDGGIVQQHCGAQPQQIRVDSSSFSTFSACFGLVKPTGWAAVNITGSYGVVNNLTVPFNVAFKLPDGAVYWQDTVAPGQVKSVDVNNAGSTIVELHVFPVGTSNGASTATLTPGTTVTPNYVSLRSASPTTPGRIVRVTWAGATATALTRNSSFLDRLDGSFLVTKGLSDPACVSLQSAAYPGMYLQATSPTSFSLSLAPKAAGATWCANPATTPVTSTRLVWAADRTKALAVTSQGKLTLGTVDSADSRWFSDHALARP; encoded by the coding sequence ATGTCTCCATCACCCCGTCACCGCTGCAGCCTAATCGGCTCTGCTCTCCTTGCTACCAGCATCAGCATCACCCCCACAGCCCACGCCGATGACGCTGTCGTCATCCTCGCCGGTGACGGCGGTATCGTCCAGCAGCACTGTGGGGCCCAACCCCAACAGATCCGTGTTGATTCCTCGTCGTTTTCCACCTTCTCGGCCTGCTTCGGGCTGGTCAAGCCCACCGGTTGGGCAGCGGTCAACATCACCGGGTCTTACGGTGTGGTCAACAACCTCACCGTTCCCTTCAACGTGGCCTTCAAGCTGCCCGATGGGGCTGTTTACTGGCAAGACACTGTTGCCCCAGGACAGGTCAAAAGCGTGGATGTCAACAACGCCGGATCCACCATCGTGGAGTTACACGTCTTTCCGGTGGGCACCAGCAACGGCGCGTCCACCGCGACCCTGACCCCGGGGACTACTGTCACACCGAACTACGTCTCCTTGCGCTCGGCATCGCCGACGACCCCCGGCCGAATCGTCCGGGTGACCTGGGCTGGAGCCACCGCCACAGCACTAACGCGCAACAGCTCATTCCTCGACCGCCTCGATGGATCCTTCCTTGTCACCAAGGGCCTATCCGATCCGGCCTGTGTGTCCCTGCAATCGGCTGCCTACCCCGGCATGTACCTGCAGGCCACCAGCCCCACCAGCTTCTCACTATCCCTGGCACCTAAGGCAGCGGGTGCCACCTGGTGCGCCAACCCCGCTACCACTCCGGTGACTTCCACCCGCCTGGTATGGGCCGCCGACCGCACCAAGGCACTGGCCGTGACCAGCCAAGGCAAGCTGACCCTCGGCACGGTGGATTCGGCCGATAGTCGGTGGTTTAGCGACCACGCCTTGGCACGCCCTTAA
- a CDS encoding RNA polymerase sigma factor, giving the protein MSQHRSSQHERDAAVTDLALRAAAGDRGALTEFIAATHDDVWRLLAHLADTDRADDLTQETYLRVLSALPRFAARSSARTWILSLARRVWVDNIRHEMARPRSTGAELQDVAQTSVSPQTTGGSAWAEWVDTRALIDQLDEQRREALILTQMLGYSYEEASHIANVRVGTIRSRVARARADLVEMATVAKQQPRAASSS; this is encoded by the coding sequence ATGTCCCAGCACCGTTCTTCCCAGCATGAACGAGACGCTGCGGTTACCGATCTAGCCCTACGCGCAGCCGCCGGTGACCGCGGCGCGCTCACTGAGTTTATCGCTGCGACCCATGATGACGTGTGGCGCCTTCTAGCGCACCTCGCCGATACTGATCGCGCTGATGACCTCACCCAGGAAACCTACTTGCGCGTGCTCAGCGCACTACCCCGTTTCGCCGCGCGATCCAGCGCGCGCACGTGGATCCTTTCCTTGGCCCGGCGCGTGTGGGTAGACAACATCCGTCACGAAATGGCCCGTCCCCGCAGCACCGGTGCAGAGCTGCAAGACGTGGCGCAAACCTCCGTCTCCCCACAAACCACGGGCGGTTCCGCATGGGCGGAATGGGTGGATACCCGCGCCCTCATCGATCAGCTGGACGAGCAGCGCCGCGAGGCCCTTATCCTCACCCAGATGCTGGGCTACAGCTACGAGGAAGCCTCCCATATCGCGAACGTCCGGGTGGGCACCATCCGTTCACGCGTGGCCCGCGCCCGGGCTGACCTTGTAGAGATGGCCACCGTAGCAAAACAACAACCCCGCGCCGCTTCGTCCTCATAA
- a CDS encoding IS110 family transposase, with protein sequence MTYRYVIGMDVGKYFHHACVLDEHGTQVLSKQVNQHEKSLRDLFASFIDKVDQSHDVLVVVDQPNNIGRLTVAIAESMGTTVRYLPGLAMRQLSRIHVGNAKTDVRDAYVIAHAGLNLPESLRMVDRVDEVFLKLKALNGIDEDLARAYTRLINQIRSALVGTYPEFERVLRGQVIHRKWILQLLAKYGGPTKIRRLGTSRVNAFARRHRARNPEAIVDAMFAAFTSQTVQIPGAEYAELGVAMSATDALAKKEHRKKIEDHVLALIQDIPHTEILLSMPGIGPKSAAQILMTVGDMSDFPSAAHLASYAGLSPRTNQSGTSIMSNSLNRAGNKKLKNALWQSSFASIRFHERSRQFYERKRKQGKRHNAAVVALSRRRLNVLFAMMRNGELYREITPEVIAAA encoded by the coding sequence ATGACATACCGCTATGTCATCGGCATGGACGTCGGCAAATACTTTCACCACGCCTGCGTCCTGGATGAACACGGCACCCAGGTCCTATCCAAGCAAGTCAACCAACACGAAAAATCTTTACGGGACCTCTTTGCCTCATTCATCGACAAAGTCGACCAGTCCCACGACGTGTTAGTTGTCGTTGACCAGCCCAACAACATCGGCCGACTCACCGTCGCTATCGCCGAATCCATGGGCACCACCGTGCGCTACCTACCAGGTCTAGCGATGCGCCAACTCTCACGTATCCATGTCGGCAATGCCAAAACAGATGTCCGCGATGCCTACGTTATCGCCCATGCCGGGCTGAACCTGCCGGAATCACTGCGCATGGTTGACCGTGTCGATGAAGTTTTCCTCAAACTCAAGGCCCTTAACGGTATTGATGAAGATCTCGCCAGGGCATACACCCGCCTGATTAACCAGATACGCTCAGCACTGGTCGGAACTTACCCTGAGTTCGAACGAGTCCTGCGCGGGCAGGTCATCCACCGCAAATGGATACTTCAGCTCCTCGCCAAGTATGGCGGACCCACCAAGATCCGCAGACTCGGCACATCCAGGGTCAATGCCTTCGCCAGACGCCATCGGGCACGGAATCCAGAAGCCATCGTTGATGCCATGTTCGCAGCGTTTACCAGCCAAACAGTACAGATACCCGGGGCAGAATACGCCGAACTCGGTGTCGCGATGTCAGCCACTGATGCTCTTGCGAAAAAGGAGCACCGCAAGAAAATCGAGGACCACGTACTCGCCCTGATTCAAGACATTCCTCACACCGAGATTCTGCTGTCGATGCCGGGCATCGGGCCGAAATCTGCAGCACAGATCCTTATGACTGTGGGAGATATGTCGGATTTCCCGTCTGCTGCGCATTTGGCGTCGTACGCAGGTCTGTCACCTAGGACAAATCAATCAGGCACATCCATCATGTCCAACAGTCTGAACCGAGCTGGCAATAAAAAATTAAAGAACGCTCTATGGCAATCGTCTTTTGCATCAATCAGATTCCACGAACGTTCACGCCAATTCTACGAACGAAAGCGAAAACAAGGCAAGAGACATAACGCCGCAGTCGTCGCCTTATCCCGCAGACGGCTCAACGTCTTATTCGCCATGATGCGCAACGGAGAGCTCTACCGCGAGATCACACCGGAGGTCATCGCCGCAGCATAA
- a CDS encoding LGFP repeat-containing protein, whose protein sequence is MTNLVFTTLRRHTTCIAAATLATALVASTPAYATVVHGYPIGGRIEEAFHRLGGVGHFGNATTSESIAASSGRFQHFRNNASIYWHAKVDRGIAHAVEGRIRDKWSSLGWERSSLGYPITDEITTPDKVGRFNHFQGGSIYWSPNSDAHRIGGAIKDKWAAQGWETGKLGYPQTDEIVTPDKRGRFNRFDNGFIYWTATTGAWIIEKDVFDIWGANGWEKGKLGYPISDRYEINGSVKQDFHKGSIQIFPATGQVLQRFDNAAYSSYRQIYPLFRTDQAPGIHPAGAHREVTQNMGQYFPLPGCPDALTVGATCTLPTAGGITGPATVTRIADTGFTLTTQAGHPEGQGRILNIRFDTVTNPTTAEPAVVFTDDTQRSAYVGSDKTWVRLIVEAFGETSSSRVAGPFISDHVGTQVFSEFASTLRTSLPTSTTVYAPVTP, encoded by the coding sequence GTGACGAATCTGGTTTTCACTACGCTGCGCAGGCACACGACGTGTATCGCTGCTGCGACGCTGGCTACTGCCCTAGTGGCATCAACCCCTGCTTACGCCACGGTGGTGCATGGGTACCCCATCGGCGGCAGAATTGAGGAGGCGTTCCACCGTCTTGGGGGTGTGGGGCACTTCGGTAATGCCACTACCTCGGAGTCCATCGCCGCGAGTAGTGGTCGTTTTCAGCATTTTCGGAATAATGCCTCGATTTATTGGCATGCGAAGGTTGACCGTGGCATCGCTCATGCTGTTGAAGGCCGCATCCGTGATAAATGGTCTTCATTGGGCTGGGAACGGTCCTCGTTGGGCTACCCCATCACAGATGAAATCACCACACCCGACAAGGTCGGCCGGTTTAACCATTTCCAAGGCGGCTCGATCTACTGGTCGCCGAACTCTGATGCCCATCGCATCGGCGGAGCGATCAAAGACAAGTGGGCCGCCCAGGGCTGGGAAACCGGCAAGCTTGGTTACCCGCAAACCGATGAAATAGTAACCCCGGATAAGCGTGGCCGTTTCAACCGCTTCGATAACGGCTTTATTTACTGGACCGCCACCACCGGCGCATGGATCATCGAAAAGGACGTGTTCGATATCTGGGGTGCTAACGGCTGGGAAAAGGGAAAGCTCGGCTACCCCATATCCGACCGCTACGAGATCAACGGCAGTGTCAAACAAGATTTCCACAAGGGATCCATCCAGATCTTTCCTGCCACCGGCCAGGTCCTCCAGCGTTTCGACAACGCTGCTTATTCCAGCTACCGGCAGATCTATCCCCTGTTCCGTACCGACCAGGCTCCCGGTATCCATCCGGCAGGTGCTCACCGTGAAGTGACCCAGAACATGGGACAGTACTTTCCCTTGCCGGGATGTCCTGATGCCCTGACCGTCGGTGCCACCTGCACCCTCCCCACAGCTGGCGGGATCACCGGGCCAGCCACCGTCACCCGCATCGCCGACACCGGTTTCACCTTGACTACCCAAGCCGGCCACCCCGAAGGCCAAGGCCGGATCCTCAACATCCGCTTCGACACCGTCACCAACCCCACCACCGCAGAACCCGCCGTGGTGTTCACCGACGATACCCAGCGCAGTGCCTACGTGGGATCAGACAAAACCTGGGTGCGCCTGATCGTCGAGGCCTTTGGAGAGACCTCCAGCTCACGGGTGGCAGGACCGTTTATTTCTGATCACGTCGGCACCCAGGTCTTTAGCGAATTCGCCAGCACCCTGCGCACTTCCTTGCCCACGTCTACTACCGTTTACGCGCCCGTGACCCCTTAA